A stretch of Pedosphaera parvula Ellin514 DNA encodes these proteins:
- a CDS encoding sensor histidine kinase → MKKPNNSLFGSRLETIARIAALAVISFGAIALLSWFLLPQNASTGTPLPPQIRANTALAFLLSGACLWLTANKNKNQIRASRYACHFLATVVTLFGSVTLLEFFGQWDFRIDQFLTRDNLAGWAPGRPAFFTALLFLIFGISFLLLDRRVGKRIYPSDTLIIIGMLISILALLGHLCNFPAYYMATFIHPGGRLTLLVALGFTILGTGMLCARPQRGLMAIVTSKTAGGVLARRLLLAPILIPAVLGLLPLLGINRRFLNGDVVWLFAFADLLALTLAIWWNASIVFHIDLKRLAAEQKMLALNDDLEKRVTERTLQLEAANRDLQQEITERRQAELEIQRLNAELEKRVSERTAQLEASNKELESFCYSVSHDLRAPLRSIDGFAHALQEEAGPTLNATSRDHLHIVRSATKHMGRLIDDLLQLSRLNTSQMRLQPVDLSQVAQRIVSDLQRSQPGRSVEFIKPSNLIVQGDERLLSIALQNLLSNAWKFTAKASAPRIELGMEHNNGETLCFVRDNGAGFEMAFAGKLFRAFQRLHSTQEFPGHGIGLATVQRILNRHGGRVWAQSAPNQGATFYFILPNS, encoded by the coding sequence ATGAAAAAACCAAATAATTCACTTTTTGGTTCACGATTGGAAACAATCGCGCGCATCGCGGCATTGGCCGTGATTTCCTTCGGAGCGATCGCTCTTTTGTCATGGTTTCTCCTTCCGCAGAATGCCAGCACAGGCACCCCTTTGCCACCCCAAATAAGGGCCAATACCGCATTGGCTTTTCTCTTGAGTGGTGCCTGCCTTTGGCTGACCGCGAATAAGAATAAGAATCAAATCCGGGCTTCACGTTATGCTTGCCACTTCCTGGCCACGGTGGTGACCCTCTTTGGCTCGGTTACACTGCTGGAGTTTTTCGGCCAGTGGGATTTTCGCATTGATCAGTTCCTGACACGGGACAATTTGGCTGGTTGGGCACCAGGTCGTCCGGCTTTTTTCACCGCGCTCCTGTTCCTGATATTCGGCATCTCATTCCTGCTGTTGGATCGAAGAGTCGGAAAACGGATATATCCCAGCGACACCTTGATCATCATCGGGATGCTTATCTCCATTTTGGCTTTGCTTGGACACCTCTGCAATTTCCCCGCGTACTACATGGCAACTTTCATCCACCCGGGTGGCCGACTCACGCTGCTGGTCGCGCTGGGATTCACCATTCTCGGAACCGGAATGCTCTGTGCACGGCCTCAGCGGGGTTTGATGGCAATCGTGACCAGCAAAACCGCAGGCGGCGTTCTCGCCCGCCGTCTCCTCCTGGCACCAATCCTTATCCCCGCAGTACTGGGCCTGCTTCCTTTGCTGGGCATTAACCGTCGCTTCCTTAACGGCGATGTTGTCTGGCTTTTTGCCTTTGCCGACCTGCTGGCCTTAACCCTCGCCATCTGGTGGAACGCCAGCATCGTGTTTCACATCGATCTTAAACGCCTCGCCGCCGAGCAAAAAATGCTCGCACTCAACGATGATTTGGAAAAACGAGTGACTGAACGCACCCTTCAACTCGAAGCCGCCAACCGCGACTTGCAACAGGAGATCACCGAACGTCGGCAGGCGGAATTGGAAATCCAACGCCTCAATGCCGAATTGGAAAAACGCGTCAGTGAACGCACCGCACAATTGGAAGCTTCCAACAAGGAACTCGAGTCCTTTTGCTACTCCGTCTCCCACGATTTGCGTGCTCCCCTGCGAAGCATCGACGGCTTTGCGCACGCCCTCCAGGAAGAGGCCGGCCCCACCTTGAATGCCACTTCCAGAGACCACCTGCACATCGTTCGCAGCGCCACGAAACACATGGGACGCTTGATCGATGATCTCCTGCAACTCTCCCGTCTCAACACCAGTCAGATGCGCTTGCAACCCGTCGATCTCAGCCAGGTGGCTCAACGCATCGTTTCAGATCTCCAGCGCAGTCAGCCCGGACGAAGTGTCGAATTCATCAAACCCTCGAACTTGATCGTGCAGGGCGATGAACGCCTCCTCTCCATCGCCCTGCAAAACCTCTTAAGCAACGCCTGGAAGTTCACCGCCAAAGCCTCCGCTCCACGCATCGAACTTGGCATGGAACACAACAATGGCGAAACTCTCTGTTTCGTCCGCGACAACGGTGCCGGATTTGAAATGGCCTTCGCCGGCAAACTCTTCCGCGCCTTTCAACGCCTTCATTCAACCCAGGAATTTCCCGGTCACGGAATCGGTCTCGCCACCGTACAACGCATTTTGAATCGTCATGGTGGCCGGGTCTGGGCACAAAGCGCTCCCAATCAGGGTGCAACCTTCTATTTCATCCTGCCCAACTCTTAG
- a CDS encoding prolyl oligopeptidase family serine peptidase yields the protein MHIHRFILAGFVVGSLVGSAARVVAEEPPRQPPRGIEVPAQVKADLEKGTAELGREIEELRRTLAKKPTLLESLPDVQIYYNAVHYALVDDIFYKTNDFANAYKLLREGSERVKALRSGQVPWNAATGLVVRGYVSKIDGSVQPYGLVVPKSYKAGDTHLRRLDFWYHGRNDKLSELSFVTERENSFGEFTPEDTIVLHPYGRYCNANKLAGEVDSFEALEDVRKHYAIDENRILVRGFSMGGAATWHMATHYAGLWAAAAPGAGFVDTAIFQNIFTKEPKPTWYEQEMWHLYNAMDYAANLNNCPVVAYSGEIDKQKQAADLMSQAMAAEGMKLEHIIGPNTAHKYEPKAKEEVAKRVDALAAKGRNLLPKTVRFTTWTLRYNQQDWVVVDGLERHWNRARVNADILEGNQIKVETTNVSAFTLTMPIGLCPDTLSLHPKVIIDEQELKAPLVAPNRSWTAHFRKKGDKWTVIKPGRLNGEVKRHGLQGPIDDAFMDSFIMVRPTEKPLNEKVGAWAGREMDYAVEQWHLQFRGKARVKDDSAISDEDIASNNLILWGDPQSNRLLGKMLKHLPVRWNAEGVSIEGKRYAADGYAPILIFPNPLNPKHYVVLNSGFTFPKVAHISNALQVPELPDYAVVSLDVPAYARVPAGVEEAGFFDEHWSLKSKKQ from the coding sequence ATGCACATTCACCGGTTTATTTTAGCGGGATTTGTTGTCGGGAGTTTGGTTGGCAGCGCGGCGAGGGTTGTTGCGGAGGAGCCGCCGAGGCAGCCGCCGCGTGGGATTGAGGTGCCGGCGCAAGTTAAAGCGGATTTGGAGAAGGGGACGGCGGAGTTGGGGCGGGAAATTGAGGAGTTGCGAAGAACGCTGGCGAAGAAGCCGACGTTGTTGGAGTCGTTGCCTGATGTGCAGATTTATTACAACGCGGTGCATTACGCGCTGGTGGATGACATTTTCTATAAGACGAATGATTTCGCGAATGCTTATAAGCTATTGAGGGAGGGAAGTGAGCGAGTGAAGGCGCTACGGAGTGGACAGGTTCCCTGGAACGCGGCGACGGGATTGGTGGTGCGGGGGTATGTGTCGAAGATTGATGGATCGGTGCAGCCTTATGGATTGGTGGTGCCGAAGTCGTATAAGGCCGGGGATACGCACCTGCGGCGTTTGGATTTCTGGTACCACGGGAGGAACGACAAGTTGAGCGAGCTGAGTTTTGTGACCGAGCGGGAGAACAGTTTTGGTGAATTTACGCCGGAGGATACGATTGTGCTGCATCCGTATGGGCGTTATTGCAATGCGAACAAATTAGCAGGTGAGGTGGATTCATTTGAGGCATTGGAGGATGTGCGGAAGCATTATGCGATTGATGAGAATAGAATTTTGGTGCGGGGATTCTCCATGGGTGGTGCGGCGACATGGCATATGGCGACGCATTATGCGGGCTTGTGGGCGGCGGCGGCACCGGGCGCGGGGTTTGTGGATACGGCGATTTTCCAAAATATTTTTACGAAGGAACCGAAGCCGACCTGGTATGAGCAGGAGATGTGGCATTTGTACAATGCGATGGATTATGCAGCGAATTTGAACAATTGCCCGGTGGTGGCGTATAGCGGGGAGATTGATAAGCAGAAGCAGGCAGCGGATTTGATGAGCCAGGCGATGGCGGCGGAGGGGATGAAGCTGGAGCATATCATCGGTCCGAACACGGCGCACAAATATGAGCCGAAGGCGAAGGAGGAGGTGGCAAAGCGGGTGGATGCATTGGCGGCTAAAGGACGGAATCTGTTGCCCAAGACAGTAAGATTTACGACGTGGACGCTACGATATAACCAGCAGGATTGGGTGGTGGTGGACGGATTGGAGCGGCATTGGAATCGGGCGCGGGTAAATGCGGACATATTGGAGGGTAATCAGATCAAAGTGGAGACAACGAACGTGAGCGCATTCACGTTGACGATGCCGATTGGACTTTGTCCGGACACACTTTCACTGCATCCCAAGGTGATTATTGATGAACAGGAATTGAAAGCGCCGCTGGTGGCACCTAATAGATCGTGGACGGCGCACTTCAGGAAGAAGGGGGATAAATGGACGGTGATCAAGCCGGGGCGTCTTAATGGGGAGGTGAAAAGGCATGGATTGCAAGGGCCGATTGATGATGCGTTCATGGATTCGTTTATAATGGTTCGGCCGACCGAAAAGCCGCTAAACGAGAAGGTGGGGGCGTGGGCGGGCAGAGAGATGGATTACGCGGTGGAACAATGGCATCTGCAATTCCGTGGCAAGGCGCGGGTGAAGGATGACAGTGCGATTTCGGACGAGGATATTGCCTCCAACAATCTGATACTTTGGGGAGATCCGCAGAGCAACCGGTTGCTCGGAAAAATGTTGAAACACCTGCCGGTGCGATGGAACGCCGAGGGCGTGAGCATCGAGGGAAAGCGGTATGCGGCGGATGGTTACGCGCCGATTTTGATTTTTCCAAATCCGCTGAACCCGAAACATTATGTGGTTTTGAACAGCGGGTTCACCTTTCCGAAAGTGGCGCACATCAGCAATGCGCTGCAAGTGCCGGAGTTGCCGGATTATGCGGTGGTGTCCCTGGATGTGCCGGCTTATGCGCGTGTTCCAGCCGGGGTGGAGGAAGCTGGTTTTTTTGACGAGCATTGGTCCTTGAAATCAAAGAAGCAGTAG
- a CDS encoding protease inhibitor I42 family protein translates to MKRLMLGCMGLVLVAGVVVCCGEGGPNVIQAKVGEDFKVVSESYSSKVKGQVGAGGGESWQFKALKAGETPLGFKYVRPWETNAVPGQVTNFVVRVEK, encoded by the coding sequence ATGAAGCGATTGATGCTGGGATGTATGGGTTTGGTCTTGGTGGCTGGGGTAGTGGTGTGTTGCGGAGAGGGCGGGCCGAATGTGATTCAGGCGAAGGTGGGGGAGGATTTCAAAGTGGTGTCGGAGTCGTACTCGAGCAAGGTGAAGGGACAAGTCGGGGCGGGTGGTGGGGAGTCGTGGCAGTTCAAGGCATTGAAGGCGGGGGAGACGCCGCTGGGATTCAAGTATGTGCGGCCGTGGGAGACGAATGCGGTGCCGGGGCAGGTGACGAATTTTGTGGTGAGGGTGGAGAAGTGA